A stretch of the Flavobacterium sp. 5 genome encodes the following:
- a CDS encoding DUF3347 domain-containing protein, giving the protein MKNIILSAIAVAITMVSCNQKNKQEETVNSEISKPETATVKVNPTSFSIKEIVTDYLSLKNALTKDDSNATADAGKALVETLGKIDMKKLSGEQMKTYMDIADDLKEHAEHIGDNAGNIAHQREHFVLMSKDINDLIKTFGTEQKLYEDFCPMADEGKGAIWISEAKEIKNPYFGSEMLTCGSVRKEF; this is encoded by the coding sequence ATGAAAAATATAATTCTTTCAGCAATAGCAGTAGCAATCACAATGGTTTCTTGTAATCAAAAAAATAAGCAAGAAGAAACAGTTAATTCAGAAATAAGTAAACCTGAAACTGCAACTGTAAAAGTCAATCCTACTTCTTTTTCCATTAAAGAAATTGTAACGGATTATTTGTCTTTAAAAAATGCTTTGACTAAAGACGATTCTAACGCTACTGCCGATGCAGGAAAAGCATTGGTAGAGACTTTGGGAAAAATAGATATGAAAAAATTATCTGGTGAACAAATGAAAACCTATATGGATATTGCCGATGATCTCAAAGAACACGCTGAACATATTGGAGATAATGCGGGGAACATAGCACACCAAAGAGAGCATTTTGTTTTAATGAGTAAAGACATCAATGATTTGATAAAAACTTTTGGAACTGAACAAAAACTGTATGAGGACTTTTGCCCAATGGCTGATGAAGGAAAAGGTGCTATTTGGATAAGCGAAGCGAAAGAAATCAAAAACCCTTATTTTGGTTCAGAAATGCTTACTTGTGGTTCTGTGAGAAAAGAATTCTAA
- a CDS encoding DUF1896 domain-containing protein has protein sequence MNTQQKDLSYFRLRLQELLTISFPEKAYDVKFIDQRSSWASNAYEDAFRAGNPINQCDHIADYVLFEGLHFSKFDTLFQVVCNEFDARMADEELRPFALKMLPICYPVFTNYKLTDDFAYTTEFDLLYTELTGTIAIWIEEHGLQ, from the coding sequence ATGAATACACAGCAAAAAGACCTGTCATATTTCAGGTTACGACTACAAGAATTATTAACTATAAGCTTTCCCGAAAAAGCGTATGATGTTAAATTTATTGACCAGCGTTCAAGTTGGGCTTCCAATGCTTATGAAGATGCTTTTCGAGCAGGAAACCCAATAAACCAATGTGATCATATTGCCGATTATGTCTTATTTGAAGGATTGCACTTTTCAAAATTTGATACCCTTTTTCAAGTAGTCTGCAATGAGTTTGATGCGAGAATGGCAGATGAAGAATTACGACCGTTTGCCTTAAAGATGTTGCCTATTTGCTACCCTGTTTTTACAAACTACAAATTAACGGATGACTTCGCCTATACAACGGAGTTTGATTTGCTCTATACGGAACTGACAGGAACCATAGCAATATGGATAGAGGAACATGGGCTTCAGTAA
- a CDS encoding heme-binding domain-containing protein, with product MKKIFKKIFFIGLIIFLLIQLYQPARNIALEQDLTANFTKVYNVPKNVEAILRTSCYDCHSNNTNYPWYSNIQPVGIFMKNHINEGKENLNFNEYGNYSQRKQNSKLKAISKQIKLNEMPLASYTLIHKNAILSSSQKQEVMDWIEKTSDSLSSKY from the coding sequence ATGAAAAAAATCTTCAAAAAGATATTTTTTATTGGATTAATTATTTTTTTGCTGATACAGTTATATCAGCCTGCTCGCAACATTGCGTTGGAGCAGGATTTAACTGCAAATTTCACAAAAGTATATAATGTTCCTAAAAATGTTGAAGCGATATTGCGAACCTCTTGTTATGATTGTCACAGCAATAACACCAATTATCCGTGGTATTCCAACATTCAACCCGTTGGAATTTTTATGAAAAATCATATAAATGAAGGAAAAGAGAATTTGAATTTCAATGAATATGGAAATTATTCACAACGCAAACAGAATAGCAAATTAAAAGCTATCAGCAAACAAATTAAGTTGAATGAAATGCCTTTGGCTTCTTATACTTTGATCCATAAAAACGCAATACTTTCAAGTAGTCAAAAACAGGAAGTAATGGATTGGATTGAGAAAACTAGCGATAGTCTTTCATCTAAATACTAA
- a CDS encoding N-6 DNA methylase: MGFSKRQHLQSNIDSLRIAFKLEKENRKASAGERLLMMQYSGFGGLKFVLNPAQNPIDINHWRKTEYELFPVTQELHQLLKENATDEKQYRRYVDSMRSSVLTAFYTPPLIIDAISTTLKENGVSIQKLLEPSAGNGSFIQSFADKDMPQVTAYEKDLLTGKILKQLYPDNTIRISGFEEIPEREKNSYDVVASNIPFGDTSVFDLSYSRSRDAAKVQAARSIHNYFFMKGAEMLREGGVLAFITSQGVLNSPKNEPIRKVLMQDNNLVSVVRLPNNLFTDYAGTEVGSDLIILQKNTAKQSLTEAEELFCQSQITEYNTPSNALFQDNGRIIHTTQMLATDPYGQPAFVYTHRDGVEGIAKDLKQMLSEDFGKHLDIGLYKGERNDAPIKQIPITPTVATPVAGSATISQKTQTLTAQTINKDIVKEERQLSIFDLFENSKELASFTTPVKAVTTTKLPAKRKRTVSGYQGNLFSGLMQQPPISTSPVNSNIPNERNTQEVIGDLFSGLKGNNLSEKITAGNTIPEPAIYTKEIQSFHRNDSLAVDNGWVGYLKDFDSDKKQAMFHPLQLSSLQKGRAEAYISVRDNYLDLYQKEAKLQTEHKEERETFNKVYDAFVKRYGNLNSADNIKLIKTDSSGKEMAYLERVVGGVVHKADIFHRPVSFSITTLATDNPDEALAASLNKYGNVDLDFMSKISGISSDDLKAVLHGRIFYNPLEKEYEIAERWVAGNVVEKATALKSYLESNPHDRQAKESLTSLEEARPRRIEFEELDFNLGERWIPTGIYARFASHLFDTEVRIQYSETSDDFSIKCDQKNVHIWDKYAVKSESRTFDGIALLKNALVNTTPDITKKVMIDDKEVKVRDMEAIQMANTKIDEIRTAFTEWLHTQNDEFKKRLTDQYNDTFNCFVRPQYDGSHQEFPGLDRKGLGINDLYSSQKDTVWMIKLNNGAICDHEVGAGKTLVMCTAAQEMKRLGMVHKPMIIGLKANVHEIAETYRKAYPHAKIMYPGKEDFTPQKRQRIFGDIKNNDWDCVILTHDQFGMIPQSPEMQKEILQVELNSVEDNLAALEAQGKEISRGMLKGVIIRRQNLEVRLKTLEHDIENRKDDVVDFKMMGIDHLFADESHQFKNLMFNTRHDRVAGLGNMMGSQKAMNLLFAIRTIQDRIQGDMGATFLSGTTISNSLTELYLLFKYLRPRALEKQGINCFDAWAAIYARKTTDYEFSVANNIVSKERFRYFIKVPELAQFYSEITDYRTAKDIGIDRPEKNEVLYNIPPTPDQEVFIQKLMEFAKSGNATLLGRPPLTDREEKAKMLIATDYARKMSLDMRMVSSKYNDHPDNKASHCATNIAKYYQKFHAQKGTQFVFSDLGTYKPGEWNVYGEIKRKLVDDYGIPEHEVRFIQEAKNDKQRKELIGGMNEGKIRVLFGSTGMLGTGVNAQKRAVAVHHLDTPWRPSDLAQRDGRAVRKGNEIAKFFADNKVDVIIYAVEKSLDSYKFNLLYNKQLFIDQLKTNNLGKRTIDEGSMDEKSGMNFSEYVAILSGNTDLLEKAKLEKQVAGLESEKQAFNRSKFSSKYKLEDISATLESAKSRLERMGHDWKNLQQRLQKGQDGTILNLVQLDGLSPNADVKQIGTKLNQIADKARTGGQYDEIGSLYGFTLLVKTEISEKEGADIKVNRFLVQGEGNIKYTYNNGLIANDAKLASMNFLSALEKIPSYIDQEQKKITELQKDLPVLQEVVNGIWTKESRLSQLKTGLAAIDRKIQLSITSEPKEQKEAIKINNVQERSSVGLKAM, translated from the coding sequence ATGGGCTTCAGTAAACGTCAACATCTCCAATCGAATATTGATTCCCTGCGAATTGCTTTTAAACTGGAAAAGGAGAACAGAAAAGCCTCCGCAGGCGAAAGACTGCTAATGATGCAATACAGCGGATTTGGTGGTCTTAAATTTGTGTTGAATCCTGCCCAAAATCCGATAGATATTAACCATTGGAGAAAGACCGAATATGAACTTTTTCCAGTTACACAGGAACTCCATCAGCTTCTAAAAGAAAATGCAACTGATGAAAAACAATACCGTAGATATGTGGACAGTATGCGGAGTTCTGTACTGACTGCATTTTACACACCACCTTTGATTATTGATGCTATTTCCACCACATTAAAAGAAAATGGTGTAAGCATTCAAAAACTTTTAGAACCATCTGCCGGTAACGGTTCTTTCATACAATCCTTTGCAGATAAAGATATGCCACAGGTTACCGCTTATGAAAAGGACTTGCTCACTGGAAAAATTTTAAAACAGCTCTATCCAGATAATACGATCCGCATTAGCGGCTTTGAAGAAATACCCGAAAGGGAAAAAAACAGCTATGATGTGGTAGCTAGCAATATCCCTTTCGGTGATACGTCCGTCTTTGATCTTTCCTATTCCAGAAGCAGGGACGCTGCAAAAGTACAGGCTGCCCGAAGCATACACAATTACTTCTTTATGAAGGGAGCCGAAATGCTCCGTGAAGGTGGTGTGCTGGCTTTTATCACTTCACAAGGTGTGCTGAACAGCCCGAAGAACGAACCCATACGCAAGGTATTGATGCAGGACAACAACCTAGTTTCAGTCGTTCGGTTGCCAAATAATTTATTTACCGACTATGCTGGTACAGAGGTAGGAAGTGATCTAATAATTCTGCAAAAGAATACTGCAAAACAAAGTTTGACCGAAGCGGAAGAACTGTTTTGTCAGAGTCAAATAACGGAATACAATACGCCAAGCAACGCCTTGTTTCAAGACAACGGAAGGATTATACATACTACACAGATGTTGGCTACCGATCCTTATGGACAACCTGCATTTGTCTATACGCACAGGGATGGTGTGGAAGGAATTGCCAAGGACCTAAAGCAAATGCTATCGGAAGATTTTGGAAAACATCTGGATATTGGCTTGTATAAAGGTGAACGAAACGATGCGCCAATCAAACAAATTCCTATAACACCAACGGTTGCAACTCCCGTTGCCGGATCTGCAACCATTTCACAGAAAACGCAGACATTAACTGCTCAAACAATAAATAAAGACATTGTAAAAGAAGAAAGGCAACTAAGCATTTTTGATCTCTTTGAAAATTCAAAAGAACTGGCGTCTTTTACCACTCCTGTTAAAGCAGTCACAACAACAAAACTACCAGCCAAAAGAAAAAGAACTGTGAGCGGATATCAGGGAAACCTGTTCAGCGGTTTGATGCAACAACCTCCCATTTCTACTTCTCCAGTAAATAGCAATATACCAAATGAGAGAAATACACAGGAAGTTATCGGCGATTTGTTTTCAGGACTGAAAGGAAATAATCTCTCCGAAAAGATTACCGCAGGCAACACCATTCCCGAACCAGCAATTTATACCAAAGAAATACAGTCTTTTCATCGTAACGATAGCCTTGCAGTGGATAACGGCTGGGTCGGCTATCTTAAAGATTTTGATAGCGATAAGAAACAGGCGATGTTTCATCCTTTGCAATTATCGTCCTTACAGAAAGGAAGAGCTGAAGCCTATATTTCTGTACGAGATAACTACCTCGATTTATATCAGAAGGAAGCCAAACTGCAAACCGAACATAAAGAAGAGAGAGAAACATTTAATAAGGTTTACGATGCCTTCGTAAAAAGGTACGGCAACCTGAACAGTGCCGATAATATCAAGCTTATCAAAACAGACAGTTCCGGTAAGGAAATGGCTTATTTGGAACGTGTTGTGGGCGGTGTGGTACATAAGGCGGATATCTTCCACCGTCCGGTAAGCTTCTCCATTACCACATTAGCTACCGATAATCCCGATGAGGCTTTAGCCGCATCATTGAACAAATACGGGAACGTTGATCTAGACTTTATGTCCAAAATCAGCGGTATATCATCCGACGATTTGAAAGCGGTATTGCACGGACGCATCTTTTATAATCCTTTGGAAAAGGAATATGAAATAGCTGAAAGATGGGTAGCTGGCAATGTGGTGGAGAAAGCCACAGCCTTAAAAAGCTATCTCGAAAGCAATCCCCATGATAGGCAGGCCAAAGAAAGCCTTACGTCTTTAGAAGAAGCCCGACCAAGACGTATCGAATTTGAAGAGTTAGATTTCAATCTTGGTGAACGCTGGATACCGACAGGGATCTATGCCCGTTTTGCTTCTCATCTTTTTGATACGGAGGTGCGTATCCAGTATTCTGAAACTTCCGATGACTTTTCTATAAAATGCGATCAGAAAAATGTACATATATGGGATAAATATGCCGTCAAGTCTGAAAGTCGAACATTTGACGGGATTGCTCTACTGAAAAACGCATTAGTCAATACTACTCCTGATATTACCAAAAAAGTAATGATTGATGATAAGGAAGTCAAGGTAAGGGATATGGAAGCTATACAGATGGCGAATACCAAGATTGATGAAATACGTACCGCCTTTACCGAATGGCTTCACACTCAAAACGATGAGTTTAAAAAAAGGCTGACCGACCAGTATAACGATACCTTTAACTGTTTTGTGCGTCCGCAGTACGACGGAAGCCATCAGGAATTTCCAGGACTGGACAGAAAAGGCTTAGGCATTAACGATTTATATTCGAGCCAAAAGGATACAGTATGGATGATCAAGCTGAACAACGGTGCGATTTGCGATCACGAAGTAGGAGCCGGCAAGACATTGGTGATGTGTACCGCAGCACAGGAGATGAAACGTTTGGGAATGGTACACAAACCTATGATAATAGGATTGAAAGCCAATGTCCATGAGATTGCAGAAACGTACCGTAAAGCCTACCCACACGCTAAAATTATGTATCCTGGCAAAGAAGATTTTACCCCACAGAAAAGGCAACGGATTTTCGGAGATATTAAAAACAACGATTGGGACTGCGTGATATTGACCCATGACCAGTTTGGCATGATACCCCAGTCGCCAGAAATGCAAAAGGAAATCCTACAAGTCGAACTGAACAGCGTGGAAGATAATCTTGCCGCTTTGGAAGCACAGGGCAAAGAGATTTCAAGGGGTATGCTCAAAGGTGTAATCATCAGGAGACAGAACCTTGAAGTTAGGCTGAAAACTTTGGAACATGACATCGAAAACCGAAAAGATGATGTAGTGGATTTTAAGATGATGGGCATCGACCACTTATTTGCTGATGAAAGCCACCAGTTCAAAAACCTGATGTTCAATACGCGTCATGACCGGGTTGCAGGTTTGGGCAATATGATGGGAAGCCAAAAGGCCATGAACCTGCTTTTTGCCATCCGCACCATTCAGGATCGCATACAAGGCGATATGGGTGCTACCTTTCTTTCAGGTACAACTATCAGCAATTCCTTAACCGAGTTATATCTATTGTTTAAATATCTCCGTCCAAGAGCATTGGAAAAACAAGGTATTAACTGTTTTGATGCGTGGGCGGCTATCTATGCAAGGAAAACGACTGATTATGAGTTTTCGGTAGCGAATAATATCGTGTCAAAAGAACGCTTCCGCTACTTTATCAAAGTGCCGGAACTGGCACAGTTCTATTCGGAAATCACGGATTACAGAACCGCTAAGGATATTGGTATAGATCGTCCGGAAAAGAACGAGGTACTTTATAATATACCGCCTACGCCCGATCAGGAAGTATTCATCCAGAAATTGATGGAGTTTGCTAAATCAGGTAATGCGACCTTATTGGGAAGACCTCCGCTAACAGATAGGGAAGAAAAAGCAAAGATGCTGATTGCTACGGATTATGCCCGTAAGATGTCCCTCGATATGCGGATGGTAAGCAGTAAATATAATGACCACCCCGATAACAAAGCTTCTCATTGTGCAACCAATATTGCAAAGTATTACCAAAAATTCCATGCGCAGAAAGGAACGCAGTTTGTTTTTTCAGATTTAGGCACTTACAAGCCAGGAGAATGGAATGTATATGGGGAAATCAAGCGCAAACTTGTAGATGATTATGGTATACCGGAACATGAAGTCCGTTTTATACAGGAAGCTAAAAATGATAAGCAACGCAAGGAGCTTATAGGCGGTATGAATGAGGGGAAAATCCGTGTGCTGTTTGGTTCTACCGGCATGTTGGGAACTGGTGTAAATGCACAGAAAAGAGCTGTTGCCGTTCATCATTTGGATACCCCGTGGAGACCAAGCGATCTTGCTCAACGTGACGGAAGGGCTGTGCGAAAAGGCAATGAAATTGCCAAATTTTTCGCCGATAACAAGGTGGATGTAATTATCTATGCAGTCGAAAAATCGCTGGACAGCTACAAGTTTAATCTTTTGTACAATAAACAGCTTTTTATTGACCAACTCAAAACCAACAATCTAGGAAAGCGAACCATTGATGAGGGGAGTATGGATGAAAAATCGGGAATGAATTTCTCTGAATACGTAGCTATACTTTCGGGAAATACGGATTTATTGGAAAAAGCAAAACTGGAAAAACAGGTCGCTGGATTGGAAAGTGAGAAGCAGGCATTCAATCGTTCCAAGTTCAGCTCCAAATACAAGCTGGAAGATATTTCTGCGACACTAGAGTCTGCCAAGTCACGATTGGAACGAATGGGTCACGATTGGAAAAATCTGCAACAGCGCTTACAAAAAGGGCAGGATGGAACGATACTGAACCTTGTACAGCTAGACGGATTGTCACCTAATGCCGATGTGAAACAGATTGGGACCAAACTTAACCAGATTGCGGATAAAGCCCGTACTGGAGGTCAGTATGACGAAATAGGCAGCCTGTATGGGTTTACATTATTGGTTAAAACTGAAATATCCGAAAAAGAAGGTGCTGATATTAAAGTCAATCGTTTTTTGGTACAGGGTGAAGGCAATATAAAATACACTTATAATAATGGCTTGATTGCTAATGACGCAAAGCTTGCGTCAATGAATTTCCTTAGTGCTTTGGAAAAAATACCTAGCTATATTGATCAGGAACAAAAGAAAATTACCGAATTACAAAAAGACCTGCCTGTACTTCAGGAAGTAGTCAATGGTATATGGACGAAGGAAAGCAGGTTGAGTCAACTGAAAACGGGATTGGCGGCCATTGACAGGAAAATACAGTTGTCTATTACTTCCGAGCCCAAAGAACAGAAAGAAGCTATAAAAATAAATAATGTTCAGGAAAGGTCTTCTGTAGGTTTGAAAGCAATGTAA
- a CDS encoding DUF3347 domain-containing protein produces the protein MNSLKKIMIAILLLLSVVVSNAQIKNAKIESVKIYGNCGMCEAKIEKAGSLKNVANVDWNADTKMAVLSYDPKITSQDEILKRIALSGYDSDKFLAPDDTYSKLAGCCQYDREAKVPVKTEPKSEMTGMESNRLSTTAENQTVNQLQPVLDNYFLLKDALVKTDAKTASEKAAALLSSITAVKMEILKMDEHVIWMKILKDLTADSKSISETQDIKKQRDFFKSLSKNIYELIKVSKPTEAIYYQYCPMQDANWLSKENAVKNPYYGSQMLSCGKTIETIKY, from the coding sequence ATGAACTCATTAAAAAAAATAATGATAGCAATACTTCTATTGTTATCAGTAGTGGTATCCAACGCACAAATTAAAAATGCTAAAATAGAGTCCGTTAAAATTTACGGAAACTGCGGAATGTGCGAAGCCAAAATAGAAAAAGCAGGTAGTCTAAAAAATGTCGCAAACGTTGACTGGAACGCAGATACAAAAATGGCTGTCCTTAGTTATGATCCTAAAATAACCAGTCAAGACGAAATACTCAAACGTATTGCATTGTCAGGTTATGACAGTGATAAATTTCTTGCTCCAGATGATACATATTCAAAACTTGCAGGATGTTGTCAATATGATCGTGAGGCAAAAGTTCCTGTTAAAACAGAACCAAAAAGCGAAATGACAGGAATGGAAAGCAACAGACTTTCAACAACAGCTGAAAATCAAACCGTAAATCAACTACAGCCAGTTTTGGACAATTATTTTTTACTGAAAGATGCTTTAGTAAAAACAGATGCTAAAACAGCTTCTGAAAAAGCAGCAGCATTATTATCTTCGATTACTGCAGTGAAAATGGAAATATTAAAAATGGATGAACATGTGATTTGGATGAAAATCTTAAAAGATTTAACTGCCGATTCCAAAAGTATTTCTGAAACACAAGATATTAAGAAACAAAGAGATTTTTTCAAATCATTATCTAAAAACATTTATGAATTGATTAAAGTTTCCAAACCTACTGAAGCGATCTATTACCAATACTGCCCAATGCAAGATGCCAATTGGCTAAGCAAAGAAAATGCTGTTAAAAATCCATACTATGGCTCACAAATGTTGAGTTGTGGTAAAACTATAGAAACAATAAAATACTAA
- a CDS encoding ORF6N domain-containing protein encodes MSDSIITRPEIENRIYTIRGQQVMLDSDLARIYQVETKVFNQTVKRNTDRFPESFCFQLTQDEFDAINLRSQFVTSSLNYGGRRYLPYVFSEQGIAMLSAVLRSNIAIKVSIEIMNAFVEMRKILVNNAALFHRLDKIELKQIDADQKFEEIFKALESGKLYSEKGIFYNGQIFDAYAFVSDIIRSAQSSIILIDNYVDDTVLTLLGKRNSDVTATIYTKSISNQLRLDVQRYNSQYPLIEVEVFSDVHDRFLIIDNTELYHIGASLKDLGKKWFAFSRMDIEVGRMLQILAI; translated from the coding sequence ATGAGTGATTCTATCATTACCCGTCCGGAAATTGAGAACCGCATTTATACTATAAGAGGACAACAGGTTATGCTCGACAGTGATCTCGCAAGGATTTATCAGGTAGAAACCAAAGTCTTTAATCAGACTGTAAAGCGTAATACAGACCGCTTTCCTGAATCCTTTTGTTTTCAATTGACACAGGATGAATTTGATGCAATTAACTTGAGGTCACAATTTGTGACCTCAAGTTTGAATTACGGGGGAAGACGTTATCTGCCTTATGTTTTTTCCGAACAAGGAATTGCGATGCTTTCAGCTGTACTCCGTAGCAATATTGCCATAAAAGTAAGCATCGAGATAATGAATGCCTTTGTGGAAATGCGCAAGATACTTGTTAATAACGCAGCCTTGTTTCATCGACTGGATAAGATTGAACTGAAACAGATAGATGCAGACCAGAAATTTGAAGAAATCTTTAAGGCACTGGAAAGCGGAAAGTTGTACAGTGAAAAGGGCATTTTCTATAATGGGCAAATTTTTGATGCCTATGCTTTTGTTTCCGATATTATCCGCAGTGCCCAAAGTTCCATTATCCTTATTGATAATTATGTAGACGATACTGTGCTAACCTTGTTGGGTAAGAGAAATAGTGATGTTACCGCAACAATCTATACTAAAAGCATAAGTAATCAGTTACGGCTAGATGTGCAACGATATAACAGTCAATATCCCCTGATTGAAGTTGAGGTTTTTTCGGATGTCCATGACCGTTTTCTCATAATTGATAATACTGAACTCTACCACATAGGAGCATCATTAAAAGATCTGGGTAAAAAATGGTTTGCATTTTCGAGAATGGATATTGAGGTTGGCAGGATGCTCCAAATTTTAGCCATTTAG
- a CDS encoding heavy metal-binding domain-containing protein, which produces MKTLIIVLSAFFAFNSAVTGQTVTKKEEQKTIYVCPTHPDKTNSSSGKCPQCGMDMVKVTEKIDLHPQKGSQPQSKIVTKYVCPMDGSTSDKPGKCSKCAMAMVKTTEKIDLHPQKGSQPTSKTVTKYVCSMDGTTSDKPGQCAKCGMGLVKVTEKVDLHPQKGSQPQSKIVTKYVCPMDGSTSDVPGKCPKCGMDMTQTEDHKH; this is translated from the coding sequence ATGAAAACACTAATTATTGTATTAAGTGCATTTTTTGCATTTAATTCAGCAGTAACAGGACAAACTGTTACAAAAAAGGAAGAACAAAAAACAATTTACGTTTGTCCTACACATCCTGACAAAACAAATTCAAGCTCAGGTAAATGCCCACAATGTGGGATGGATATGGTAAAAGTCACCGAAAAAATTGATTTGCACCCGCAAAAAGGAAGTCAGCCTCAAAGTAAAATTGTGACAAAATATGTTTGTCCTATGGATGGATCAACTTCTGATAAACCAGGTAAATGTTCTAAATGTGCAATGGCAATGGTAAAAACCACAGAAAAAATTGATTTGCACCCGCAAAAAGGAAGTCAGCCTACGAGTAAAACTGTGACAAAATATGTTTGCTCGATGGACGGCACAACTTCTGATAAACCGGGTCAATGCGCTAAATGTGGAATGGGTTTGGTAAAAGTCACCGAAAAAGTTGATTTGCACCCGCAAAAAGGAAGTCAGCCTCAAAGTAAAATTGTGACAAAATATGTTTGTCCTATGGATGGTTCCACTTCAGATGTACCTGGAAAATGTCCTAAATGCGGTATGGATATGACGCAAACAGAAGACCATAAACACTAA